In the Arachis ipaensis cultivar K30076 chromosome B10, Araip1.1, whole genome shotgun sequence genome, one interval contains:
- the LOC107620088 gene encoding ABC transporter G family member 11-like — protein sequence MSSFLCAPLGTRRGRGGYVEDGSSRQDVPIVVREGVYLTWEELWVTMSKPSGKDGKKAIILESQTGYAKPGQLLAVMGPSGCGKTTLLDALAGRLNSKAKQTGDILINGRKQALAYGTSAYLTQDDAMLTTLTVEEAVYYSAQLQLPDSMSKFEKKERAEFTIKEMGLQDAIHTRIGGCGSKGISGGQKRRVSICIEIITRPNLLFLDEPTSGLDSAASFYVMNRIARLNKTDGIQRTIIASIHQPNTQVFQLFHNLCLLSNGKLVYFGPASAANKFFALNGFPCPTLQNPSDHFVKAINKDFELEDPEQGLTDGLTTEEAIYMLVKSYQSSEISQQIQTEIVAIRTGDSSAMEKKSNAAFFTQCIVLTRRSYLNMYRDLGYYWLRLFIYGALAICLGTIFYNIGSSKESAQARGSLLMFVATFLTFITIGGFPSFVEEMKVFEKERLNGHYGVTAYIIGQTLSSIPYILLISLIPGALVYYLTNLHHSCQHFVYFTCVLFVSVMLVESLMMIVASMVPNFLTGIITGCGILGVMMLNGGFYKLPSDLPKPIWKYPLYYISIHKYAYQGLFKNEFEGLIFTNKNNNDQVGEHMKNISGEEMLRDLWEVEMCHSKWVDLFILLGMLVLYRVLFLVIIKAMEKVKPIVAAFKWK from the exons ATGAGTTCCTTTCTTTGTGCACCTCttggaacaagaagaggaagaggtggTTATGTTGAAGATGGGTCATCAAGACAAGATGTTCCAATTGTGGTGAGAGAGGGTGTTTATTTGACATGGGAGGAGTTGTGGGTGACAATGTCAAAACCAAGTGGAAAGGATGGGAAGAAGGCAATAATCCTTGAAAGCCAAACAGGGTATGCCAAGCCAGGACAGCTTCTTGCTGTTATGGGTCCTTCTGGTTGTGGCAAGACCACACTTCTCGATGCCTTAGCAG GTAGGTTGAATTCAAAAGCAAAACAGACAGGTGATATCTTAATCAATGGACGAAAACAAGCACTTGCTTATGGAACATCA GCATATCTAACACAAGATGATGCTATGTTGACCACACTAACAGTTGAAGAAGCAGTGTACTACTCAGCTCAACTCCAATTACCTGATTCAATGTCCAAgtttgaaaagaaagaaagagctgAATTCACAATCAAGGAAATGGGTTTGCAAGATGCCATTCACACAAGGATTGGAGGGTGTGGTTCCAAAGGCATTAGTGGTGGCCAGAAAAGGAGAGTTAGCATTTGCATTGAGATTATTACACGTCCTAACCTTCTATTCCTTGATGAACCAACTAGTGGACTTGATAGTGCAGCTTCTTTTTATGTTATGAACAGAATAGCAAGATTGAATAAAACTGATGGCATTCAAAGGACTATTATTGCTTCTATTCATCAACCTAACACTCAAGTTTTCCAACTCTTTCACAACCTTTGTCTTCTTTCTAATGGTAAATTAGTCTACTTTGGCCCTGCTTCTGCTGCGAATAAG TTTTTTGCATTGAATGGTTTTCCCTGCCCAACTCTCCAGAATCCTTCTGATCATTTTGTGAAAGCCATTAATAAGGATTTTGAGCTG GAGGACCCTGAGCAAGGATTAACTGATGGACTTACCACAGAAGAAGCTATTTATATGCTTGTAAAATCATACCAATCATCTGAAATTAGTCAACAAATTCAAACAGAAATAGTTGCCATAAGAACTGGT GATTCTAGTGCAATGGAGAAGAAAAGCAATGCTGCATTCTTTACTCAATGCATTGTTCTTACAAGAAGATCATACTTGAATATGTATCGCGATTTAGGCTACTACTGGCTACGCCTATTCATCTATGGCGCTTTGGCTATATGCCTTGGTACAATTTTCTACAACATTGGTTCAAGCAAAGAATCAGCTCAG GCTAGAGGCTCATTGCTCATGTTTGTGGCCACATTCCTCACTTTCATAACCATTGGTGGATTTCCTTCCTTTGTAGAGGAAATGAAG GTATTTGAAAAAGAGAGACTTAATGGGCATTATGGTGTCACTGCATACATCATTGGACAAACATTATCATCCATTCCATACATATTATTGATATCACTGATACCAGGAGCACTTGTTTATTACCTAACTAATCTTCACCATAGTTGTCAACACTTTGTGTACTTCACTTGTGTCCTTTTTGTTTCTGTGATGTTAGTTGAGAGCCTTATGATGATTGTTGCCAGCATGGTTCCAAATTTCTTGACTGGAATAATCACTGGCTGTGGAATTCTGGGAGTAATGATGTTAAATGGTGGATTCTATAAGTTGCCAAGTGATCTTCCTAAACCAATTTGGAAATACCCTTTATACTACATTTCAATTCACAAGTATGCATACCAAGGATTGTTCAAGAATGAGTTTGAAGGTCTAATATTTACcaacaaaaataataatgatCAAGTTGGGGAGCATATGAAGAACATTAGTGGTGAAGAAATGCTAAGAGACTTATGGGAAGTGGAAATGTGTCACTCAAAGTGGGTTGATCTTTTCATATTGTTGGGGATGTTGGTTTTGTATAGAGTCTTGTTCTTGGTGATCATCAAGGCCATGGAAAAAGTGAAGCCTATTGTTGCAGCCTTCAAGTGGAAATAG